One Candidatus Delongbacteria bacterium genomic region harbors:
- the tagD gene encoding glycerol-3-phosphate cytidylyltransferase, protein MKKIITYGTFDLFHYGHLRILERAKALGDYLIVAVSTDEFNALKGKKCTYPYEHRAKIVNAIKFVDEVIPEDNWEQKIDDVKNNHVDIFVMGNDWVGKFDFLKEYCDVVYLDRTDNISTTEIKNEIRKS, encoded by the coding sequence GTGAAAAAAATAATAACATACGGAACATTTGATCTTTTTCATTATGGACATTTAAGAATTCTTGAAAGAGCTAAAGCATTGGGTGATTACTTGATTGTTGCAGTTTCTACAGATGAATTCAATGCTTTGAAAGGTAAAAAATGTACTTATCCATATGAGCATAGAGCTAAGATTGTTAATGCTATTAAATTTGTAGATGAAGTGATTCCAGAAGATAATTGGGAACAGAAAATTGATGATGTGAAAAACAATCATGTTGATATTTTTGTCATGGGAAATGATTGGGTTGGTAAGTTCGATTTTCTGAAAGAGTATTGCGATGTCGTTTATCTTGATAGAACAGACAATATTTCTACAACTGAGATTAAGAATGAAATCAGGAAGTCGTAG
- a CDS encoding glycosyltransferase family 4 protein: protein MNILYFSTKKRWGGVVTWMKKTAHGLEAKGYKVFIISHPNCKIVEDKDLNVVKLKPGFEFNPFTIFKLVYFIKKNKIDLIVTNIRKEVSFGGIAAKICGIPNVRRIGTDTDFDNKNGKYYSLVDYVISPCQQMIDSVLVKHKYLSNLPMICIYNGRNLLDFNEDDRKTLRKDYKISDNSFVLGVNCQLIKIKNVDGIINVFKKVVNKHPNVVLVIAGTGNLESLLRRRVEDDNLRNSCFILGHTKDAFKLPLIYDISILFSNAEGFSNSVVEYMAASSPVICTDVGGQKEIVINGETGFLIERENEDMLYDRVSELIENPQLREKFVENSRKLMKEKFSEDIMIDKLEKLYGDLSK, encoded by the coding sequence ATGAATATTTTATATTTTTCAACAAAAAAGAGATGGGGCGGTGTAGTTACATGGATGAAAAAAACTGCACATGGACTTGAAGCAAAGGGATATAAAGTTTTTATTATTTCACATCCAAATTGTAAAATAGTAGAAGACAAAGATTTGAATGTTGTAAAATTGAAACCTGGCTTTGAATTCAATCCATTCACAATTTTTAAATTAGTATACTTTATAAAAAAGAATAAAATAGATTTGATTGTTACAAATATCAGAAAAGAAGTAAGTTTTGGTGGAATAGCAGCTAAAATCTGCGGAATTCCTAATGTTAGAAGAATTGGGACTGATACAGATTTTGATAACAAAAATGGAAAATATTACTCTTTAGTAGATTATGTGATTTCGCCATGTCAGCAGATGATAGATTCTGTTCTAGTTAAGCATAAATATTTATCGAATTTACCAATGATATGTATCTACAATGGTCGTAACTTATTAGACTTTAATGAAGATGATCGTAAAACTTTGAGAAAAGATTACAAAATTTCAGATAATAGCTTTGTATTAGGCGTAAACTGTCAATTAATAAAAATTAAAAATGTAGATGGTATTATAAATGTATTTAAAAAAGTAGTGAATAAACATCCAAATGTCGTCTTAGTTATTGCCGGAACAGGCAACCTCGAATCTCTCCTTAGAAGAAGAGTTGAGGATGATAATCTTAGAAATAGCTGCTTTATTCTTGGTCACACAAAAGATGCTTTTAAGCTTCCTCTTATATACGATATTTCTATATTATTTTCTAATGCAGAAGGTTTTTCGAATTCAGTTGTGGAATATATGGCAGCTTCTTCACCGGTTATATGTACTGATGTGGGAGGGCAAAAAGAAATTGTAATTAATGGGGAAACAGGATTTTTGATAGAACGTGAAAATGAAGATATGTTATATGATAGAGTATCAGAATTAATTGAAAATCCTCAATTAAGAGAAAAGTTTGTAGAGAATTCACGAAAACTGATGAAAGAGAAATTCTCTGAGGACATAATGATAGATAAACTTGAAAAATTATATGGAGATTTATCTAAATGA
- a CDS encoding polysaccharide pyruvyl transferase family protein codes for MFKFFGNKKKNKEIYERPKDHRNFVIHHYCPHTFNAGDHFVILSIRKHLSKYIENAVFIPKAIAKNRGWGEPVGLKGENIELSNRYSDAVIIGGSDQYNNWSPKIKAEEITNLTVPLFLIGLGVSSNDLNNKPYIKEERYYNDILQTNQKAAKSSVRDKTTEDFLKSLGYNDSVITGCPALFLFNEELHVDEKKRYVALTFPYPLIRKNSGMNKYNKLIESINKLIQLLKKLDLEPIISCHDDRDVIPAESLFPNERIFFSNYPHDYFEFYKKAKFVVGSRLHATIFSSGLGIPTVNINLDLRGQGFSETFGLNNWNLNYDIESLDEKLEERIIKIDDKDLSGFNDFVKIREMYKDKFNGFMKECAEIIIKNKR; via the coding sequence ATGTTTAAGTTTTTTGGAAATAAAAAAAAGAATAAAGAAATATATGAAAGACCGAAAGACCACCGAAATTTTGTAATTCATCATTATTGTCCACATACTTTTAATGCTGGAGATCATTTTGTTATACTTTCTATAAGAAAACATTTAAGTAAATATATTGAAAATGCTGTTTTCATTCCAAAAGCAATAGCAAAAAATAGAGGCTGGGGAGAACCAGTAGGGCTAAAAGGTGAAAATATCGAGCTCTCGAATAGGTATTCTGATGCTGTAATAATTGGAGGAAGTGATCAATACAATAATTGGTCTCCCAAAATCAAAGCAGAAGAAATAACAAATTTAACTGTTCCTCTATTTTTGATTGGGTTAGGTGTATCATCAAATGATTTAAATAATAAACCTTATATTAAAGAAGAACGGTATTATAATGATATTTTACAAACAAATCAAAAAGCCGCAAAATCATCTGTTAGAGATAAAACGACAGAAGACTTTTTAAAAAGCCTTGGTTATAATGATTCTGTTATAACAGGTTGCCCTGCTTTATTTTTGTTTAACGAAGAATTACATGTAGATGAAAAGAAAAGATATGTTGCACTAACATTTCCTTATCCTTTGATAAGGAAAAACAGTGGTATGAACAAGTATAACAAGTTAATTGAATCAATCAATAAACTTATCCAGCTTTTGAAAAAATTAGATTTAGAGCCGATAATTTCATGTCATGACGATAGGGATGTGATCCCAGCTGAGAGTTTGTTTCCTAATGAAAGAATCTTCTTCTCTAATTATCCTCACGACTATTTTGAATTTTATAAGAAAGCGAAATTTGTTGTAGGATCTCGACTTCATGCAACTATTTTTTCTTCTGGTCTAGGAATTCCCACTGTGAACATCAACCTTGATTTAAGAGGTCAAGGTTTTAGTGAAACTTTTGGTTTAAATAATTGGAATCTTAACTATGATATTGAATCACTAGATGAGAAATTGGAAGAGAGAATCATTAAAATTGATGATAAAGATTTATCTGGATTCAATGATTTTGTGAAAATTCGGGAAATGTATAAAGACAAATTTAATGGCTTCATGAAAGAGTGTGCTGAAATAATAATCAAGAATAAACGATGA
- a CDS encoding tRNA threonylcarbamoyladenosine dehydratase yields the protein MKSWKERTILAVGESGMTKLENSSILICGVGGVGSWAAEMIARAGVGEITIVDNDTVDVSNINRQMPALHKNIGKLKVDVVKERLMEINPELRIHTFSIFIEEASLEQLFIKKYDYIVDAIDSITPKVLLIKKALDNNIPIVSSMGAGAKFDPLQIKVEDISKTKICPLARIVRTKLKSYGVYKGFKAIYSTEPAKKEAVIDGEQKNYKRSVLGTISYLPSTFGMVAASVVIRDLIKAGELFE from the coding sequence ATGAAAAGTTGGAAAGAGAGAACAATACTTGCTGTAGGCGAATCAGGAATGACAAAACTGGAAAATTCGTCTATTCTTATTTGTGGCGTTGGAGGTGTTGGTTCTTGGGCTGCTGAGATGATTGCTCGTGCAGGTGTAGGAGAAATTACTATAGTTGATAATGATACCGTTGATGTTTCAAATATCAATAGACAGATGCCTGCTTTACATAAAAATATTGGCAAATTGAAAGTGGATGTGGTAAAAGAGAGACTCATGGAAATCAATCCAGAGTTAAGAATTCACACATTTTCAATTTTTATAGAAGAAGCCAGCCTTGAGCAGCTTTTTATTAAAAAATACGATTACATTGTAGATGCTATAGATTCCATTACACCAAAAGTTTTACTAATAAAAAAAGCTTTAGACAATAATATCCCAATTGTTTCATCAATGGGTGCTGGAGCTAAATTTGATCCTTTACAAATCAAGGTTGAGGATATCTCAAAAACAAAAATTTGTCCTTTAGCCAGAATTGTACGAACAAAGCTAAAATCGTATGGTGTCTATAAGGGGTTTAAAGCAATTTATTCAACAGAACCTGCAAAAAAAGAAGCAGTCATTGATGGAGAACAGAAAAATTATAAGAGGTCAGTATTGGGTACAATTTCATATTTACCGTCTACTTTTGGAATGGTTGCTGCTTCGGTTGTAATCAGAGATCTTATAAAAGCGGGAGAACTATTTGAATAA
- a CDS encoding DUF3413 domain-containing protein, with protein MKNKVYEIVLFGLIISIIASVCGLFYINEIEANLPIRIKSFIYSSLVGYLGGFSAVLTVGIALPFVFITRKLYKLIGVLVGTFVVVFLLSDILVYNKYKFHINHSILSMFFGPARKEVFDFSTTMWIWIWLGLLLTFMIIITFYMISASLVKRKIGKYIIIALSPLVIISFLYYNTVHMIADAKYDGTILRETSYFPLFSALTGKKILKSLNIIDYTKFKSDLPKISTSQNKKLNYPLNQLTFDNNITKKNIIFIVIESWRSDCMTKEITPNIFNFSKKTIIFNNHRSSGNSTRSGIFGMFYGINPLLWDTMMHGSISPILMNTLISNNYSIGIFGSAPLSSPELNKTVFSSIQNLRMGTEGEFGWQRDQNMTNDFSSWLVNKKEAPFFAFLFYDSSHAPYSISTDSDQTFQPFLEDVNFFEFNNDFDPLPYFNRYKNSLHNIDKQIGKVISLLEVNGDLDNSLVVIVGDHGEEFNDLHKNFWGHKSNFAQYQSAVPLLFYDKDLTPYTENKLTTHYDIPTTLLRDYFKCKNDLEDYTDGNSLFNLKTIEYNIVANYHTLGIVSSDRIHQMNQNGYFKLYDDKMNLQSDELIDNKLVFKVIKKLNRFNR; from the coding sequence TTGAAAAATAAAGTTTACGAAATCGTTTTATTCGGTTTAATAATTTCTATTATTGCTTCAGTTTGTGGTTTATTTTATATAAACGAAATTGAAGCCAACTTGCCTATTCGTATTAAATCTTTCATATACTCCTCTCTCGTTGGATATCTTGGAGGATTTTCAGCAGTATTAACTGTAGGAATTGCTCTACCTTTTGTTTTTATAACAAGAAAACTTTACAAACTTATAGGCGTTCTAGTTGGAACATTTGTTGTAGTTTTTCTTCTATCTGACATATTAGTTTATAATAAGTACAAATTTCATATTAATCATTCAATCCTATCAATGTTTTTTGGTCCAGCTAGAAAAGAAGTTTTTGATTTTTCAACAACTATGTGGATTTGGATATGGTTAGGACTTCTTTTAACTTTCATGATTATTATTACTTTTTATATGATTTCAGCTAGCTTAGTAAAAAGAAAAATTGGAAAATATATAATAATAGCACTATCTCCTTTAGTTATAATATCATTCTTATACTATAACACTGTTCATATGATAGCTGATGCAAAATATGACGGTACAATACTAAGAGAAACTAGTTATTTCCCCCTTTTTTCAGCACTAACGGGTAAAAAAATCTTAAAATCATTGAATATTATTGATTATACAAAATTCAAATCTGATTTGCCAAAAATTTCGACTTCACAAAATAAAAAATTAAATTACCCTCTGAATCAACTCACTTTCGACAATAACATTACAAAAAAGAATATAATTTTTATAGTAATTGAATCATGGAGAAGTGATTGTATGACCAAAGAAATAACACCAAACATTTTTAATTTCTCGAAAAAAACAATAATTTTTAACAATCATAGAAGCAGTGGTAATAGTACGAGGTCTGGAATCTTTGGTATGTTTTATGGCATTAACCCACTACTTTGGGACACCATGATGCATGGAAGTATTTCACCAATACTAATGAATACATTAATATCCAACAACTATAGTATTGGAATTTTTGGGAGTGCTCCTTTAAGTAGTCCTGAGTTAAATAAAACTGTTTTTTCTTCTATTCAGAATCTGAGAATGGGAACAGAAGGTGAGTTTGGTTGGCAAAGAGATCAAAACATGACCAATGATTTTTCTTCTTGGTTAGTTAATAAAAAAGAAGCACCATTCTTTGCTTTTCTATTTTATGATTCTTCACATGCTCCATACTCGATTTCAACTGATAGTGATCAAACTTTCCAGCCTTTTCTTGAAGATGTTAATTTTTTCGAGTTTAATAATGACTTTGACCCACTTCCATATTTTAACAGATATAAAAATTCACTTCATAATATAGACAAGCAGATTGGGAAAGTAATATCATTGTTAGAGGTCAATGGTGATCTAGATAATAGTTTGGTAGTGATAGTTGGTGACCATGGAGAGGAGTTTAATGATCTTCATAAAAACTTCTGGGGTCATAAATCTAATTTTGCCCAGTACCAATCAGCTGTTCCATTATTATTTTATGATAAAGATTTGACCCCCTACACTGAGAATAAGCTAACAACTCATTATGATATTCCAACAACTCTATTAAGAGATTATTTCAAATGTAAAAATGATTTAGAAGATTACACTGACGGGAATAGTCTTTTTAATCTAAAAACAATTGAGTATAACATAGTAGCGAACTATCACACTTTAGGAATCGTAAGCAGTGATAGAATTCATCAAATGAATCAAAATGGTTATTTCAAACTCTATGATGATAAAATGAACTTACAATCTGATGAACTTATTGACAATAAATTAGTTTTTAAAGTTATAAAAAAGCTTAACAGATTCAACAGATAA
- a CDS encoding ABC transporter ATP-binding protein produces MNKIYELYKIVLNYKWYLFFGIISMIFFAAFSISSLGLLKPLLDYVFPTSEQVVINQYQVPSTNTIYEYPKIEEYRKIDTFWLLADEMKSVISRNLENESLISLLTDKSKRGHFGDSLGDVLIRTDKMLLLYTISVIAFILTLIKSFFFYSNKFFFSGLQGLIVKELRGKLFRTYMNQSISFINGNRVGDAIVRINSDVQQVCNYLVVSIFGALRDFTIVVFSVIVILQVNMKLFFYSLALLPFFTILLTHFGKKIKKYGKRMQKKYADLFSNVEQSLNNMKVIKAFAKEEFEEKEFDKKNETFYRFWRKGVLYSATSVPISEINGIITTIIILLMGGSMVISKDVDFTFGDFSVFLVLMLSMLHPLKTISNAYTDIKKGMVSLDRIFEIFDMPEIIDDPKNPVEEVIFKNEIKFENVSFGYDNNDVLNNFNLSIKKGEKVALVGSSGSGKSTAALLLLRMFDPNSGSITLDGVDIRNFRQKKYRSIFGTVTQEPLLFHTSIYENIAYGAQVDPGEEKVVKAANIAYADEFIDKMSKSYKTMLNPKGNNLSGGQKQRLCIARALVNDPDVLIFDEATSALDTVAENYVQKAIDKATENRTVVIIAHRLSTILDADKIVVLSEGKIAGAGTHAELLENCEEYQKLYRMQFN; encoded by the coding sequence TTGAATAAGATTTATGAGTTGTATAAGATAGTACTTAATTACAAGTGGTATCTATTTTTTGGAATTATTTCTATGATTTTTTTTGCCGCATTCAGTATTTCAAGCTTGGGACTTCTAAAACCTTTATTAGACTATGTATTCCCCACAAGTGAACAAGTTGTTATAAATCAATATCAGGTACCTTCAACAAATACAATTTATGAGTATCCTAAAATTGAGGAATATAGAAAAATAGATACTTTTTGGTTGTTAGCTGATGAAATGAAATCTGTAATTTCAAGAAACTTGGAGAATGAATCGCTTATTTCATTGCTTACAGATAAATCCAAAAGAGGGCACTTTGGAGATTCTTTGGGAGATGTTCTTATCAGAACAGATAAAATGCTGCTTCTTTATACTATTTCTGTTATTGCCTTTATTTTGACTCTTATTAAAAGTTTCTTTTTTTATTCAAATAAATTTTTCTTCTCTGGTCTACAAGGGTTGATAGTCAAGGAGTTGAGAGGAAAGCTTTTTAGAACATATATGAATCAATCAATTTCTTTCATAAATGGAAACAGAGTTGGCGATGCTATTGTTAGAATAAATTCGGATGTTCAACAAGTTTGTAATTATTTAGTAGTTTCGATATTTGGTGCTTTAAGGGATTTTACGATTGTTGTTTTTAGTGTTATCGTGATATTGCAAGTTAATATGAAGCTATTTTTCTATAGCCTTGCTTTACTTCCATTTTTCACTATTCTTCTTACTCATTTTGGGAAGAAAATTAAAAAGTATGGTAAGAGAATGCAAAAAAAATATGCTGATTTATTCTCCAATGTTGAGCAATCTCTCAATAATATGAAAGTAATAAAAGCATTTGCCAAAGAAGAGTTTGAGGAAAAGGAGTTTGATAAAAAGAATGAAACATTTTACAGGTTCTGGAGAAAGGGTGTTCTTTATAGTGCCACCAGTGTTCCTATTTCAGAAATTAACGGAATTATTACTACCATTATAATCCTCTTAATGGGTGGAAGTATGGTAATTTCAAAGGATGTTGATTTCACATTTGGAGATTTCTCTGTTTTTCTTGTATTGATGTTATCAATGCTACACCCTCTAAAAACTATATCAAATGCATATACAGATATTAAAAAGGGGATGGTGTCTTTAGACAGAATATTTGAAATTTTTGATATGCCAGAAATTATTGATGACCCTAAGAATCCAGTAGAAGAAGTTATTTTTAAAAATGAAATAAAATTTGAGAATGTATCCTTTGGTTACGACAATAATGATGTTTTAAATAATTTCAATTTATCGATAAAAAAAGGTGAAAAAGTAGCTTTAGTTGGTAGTAGTGGCTCTGGAAAATCAACTGCAGCTTTACTATTGCTAAGAATGTTCGATCCAAATAGCGGATCAATAACACTTGATGGAGTTGATATTCGAAATTTTAGGCAGAAAAAATATAGATCAATTTTCGGTACAGTTACTCAGGAACCTTTGCTTTTCCATACTTCAATTTATGAGAATATTGCCTATGGAGCACAAGTTGATCCAGGAGAAGAAAAAGTTGTTAAAGCCGCTAACATTGCATACGCTGATGAATTTATCGACAAAATGAGTAAAAGTTATAAAACGATGTTAAACCCAAAAGGAAATAATCTTTCTGGTGGCCAGAAGCAGAGATTGTGTATTGCAAGAGCTTTAGTAAATGATCCAGATGTTTTGATTTTCGATGAAGCGACCAGTGCCCTTGATACTGTCGCAGAAAATTATGTCCAGAAGGCTATAGACAAAGCTACGGAGAATAGAACGGTTGTAATCATTGCCCATAGATTATCAACTATATTGGATGCCGATAAAATTGTTGTTCTTTCAGAAGGAAAAATTGCAGGAGCTGGGACTCATGCAGAACTTTTGGAAAATTGCGAAGAGTATCAGAAATTATATAGAATGCAGTTTAATTAG
- a CDS encoding glycosyltransferase family 9 protein gives MIVFEYIKLFYYLLRPKVIFVRRFSKAMGDNLLLTGILKKLRNDNPNFKIVVETENWKDFFINNPYIDFVTSLHFKTTKRHIRPKYRIFPETNKSLYTMIGNYVGSDYAYPELFLSSEEITSFAYLNNKKTIAICPEGKQKFSANRKEWGLKNFQDVVNLLKNEFDFVQIGTKGDQLLDGVLDLRGLKIRQSAAVIKNCEIFFGLEGGLMHLAKSVGKSSVIVYGGFIKPEVSGYPGNENLYFETDCSPCFNSEKKLEICSHMSCMKGITVDYVVEKIKNKLRVT, from the coding sequence ATGATTGTTTTTGAATATATTAAACTTTTCTACTATCTACTCAGACCAAAAGTGATTTTTGTAAGACGATTTTCTAAAGCAATGGGTGATAATTTACTGCTTACAGGAATTCTTAAGAAACTCCGGAATGATAATCCTAATTTTAAAATCGTTGTTGAGACTGAAAATTGGAAAGACTTCTTTATCAATAATCCTTACATTGACTTTGTAACCTCTCTTCATTTTAAAACTACAAAGAGACATATCAGACCAAAATACAGGATTTTCCCTGAAACTAATAAATCACTTTACACTATGATTGGCAACTACGTTGGTTCAGATTATGCGTATCCAGAGCTATTCTTAAGTTCAGAAGAAATTACTAGTTTTGCCTATTTGAATAACAAGAAAACAATTGCGATATGTCCAGAAGGAAAACAGAAATTTTCTGCTAATCGAAAAGAATGGGGACTGAAAAATTTTCAAGATGTCGTAAATCTGTTAAAGAATGAATTTGATTTTGTTCAAATTGGGACAAAAGGAGACCAACTTTTAGATGGTGTTTTAGATTTAAGAGGCTTGAAAATAAGGCAATCAGCGGCAGTTATAAAAAACTGTGAAATCTTTTTTGGTCTTGAGGGAGGACTGATGCATCTGGCAAAATCTGTAGGGAAATCATCTGTTATCGTTTATGGAGGTTTTATTAAACCAGAAGTTTCTGGATATCCTGGAAATGAAAATTTATATTTTGAAACTGATTGTTCACCATGCTTCAATTCAGAGAAGAAGTTAGAAATTTGTTCTCATATGAGTTGCATGAAAGGGATCACTGTTGATTATGTAGTAGAAAAAATTAAGAATAAATTGAGGGTGACATGA